From a single Leclercia sp. AS011 genomic region:
- the paaE gene encoding 1,2-phenylacetyl-CoA epoxidase subunit PaaE, with the protein MTTFHSLTVAKVEPETRDAVTITFAVPQPLQEAYRFRPGQHLTLKAHLAGEELRRCYSICRSVQPGEISVAVKAIDGGRFSRYARDEIKQGMALEVMVPQGHFGYQPLAEREGCYLAIAAGSGITPMLAIISSTLKTEPNSQFTLIYGNRSSQSMMFRQALADLKDSYPTRLQVVNIFSQETLDSELLHGRIDGEKLQALAKHLIDFSQFDEAFICGPAAMMDEAENTLKALGMPEKSLHLERFNTPGTSVKRAHSVQVDGQKVTVRQDGRDREITLTADDESILDAALRQGADLPYACKGGVCATCKCKVVRGKVDMVTNYSLEPDELAAGYVLSCQALPLTSDVVVDFDAKGMA; encoded by the coding sequence ATGACAACGTTTCATTCCTTAACGGTGGCAAAAGTAGAACCCGAAACCCGCGATGCGGTGACCATCACCTTCGCGGTTCCCCAGCCTTTGCAGGAGGCGTATCGCTTCCGCCCGGGCCAGCACCTGACCCTGAAGGCCCATCTCGCGGGCGAAGAGCTGCGCCGCTGTTACTCCATCTGCCGCAGCGTACAGCCCGGTGAGATCAGCGTGGCGGTGAAAGCCATCGACGGCGGGCGCTTCTCACGCTATGCCCGGGATGAGATCAAACAGGGGATGGCGCTGGAGGTGATGGTGCCCCAGGGCCACTTTGGCTATCAGCCGCTGGCTGAGCGTGAAGGCTGCTACCTGGCGATTGCCGCCGGTTCTGGCATCACCCCGATGCTGGCCATCATCTCCAGCACCCTGAAAACCGAACCCAACAGCCAGTTCACCCTGATTTACGGCAACCGCAGCAGCCAGAGCATGATGTTCCGCCAGGCGCTGGCCGATCTGAAAGACAGCTATCCGACGCGTTTACAGGTGGTCAACATCTTCAGCCAGGAGACGCTGGACAGCGAGCTGCTGCACGGGCGCATCGACGGCGAAAAACTGCAGGCGCTGGCAAAACACCTGATCGACTTCAGCCAGTTTGACGAAGCCTTTATCTGCGGTCCGGCGGCGATGATGGACGAAGCCGAAAACACCCTGAAAGCGCTGGGGATGCCGGAAAAATCCCTGCATCTGGAGCGCTTTAACACGCCGGGCACCAGCGTTAAACGCGCCCACAGCGTGCAGGTAGACGGGCAAAAAGTGACGGTGCGCCAGGACGGACGCGACCGTGAGATCACCCTTACCGCCGACGACGAAAGCATTCTCGACGCCGCCCTGCGGCAGGGGGCGGATCTGCCCTACGCCTGTAAAGGCGGAGTCTGCGCCACCTGCAAATGCAAAGTGGTGCGCGGAAAAGTGGACATGGTCACCAACTACAGCCTCGAGCCGGATGAGCTGGCGGCGGGCTACGTCCTGAGCTGTCAGGCGCTGCCGCTGACCAGCGACGTGGTGGTGGACTTTGACGCGAAGGGGATGGCATGA
- the paaG gene encoding 2-(1,2-epoxy-1,2-dihydrophenyl)acetyl-CoA isomerase PaaG, with translation MDFILSHLEQGVMTITLNRPERLNSFNEEMHLQLAECLKQAERDDSVRCLLVTGAGRGFCAGQDLNDRNVDPNSPAPDLGMSVEKFYNPLVKRLAKLPKPVICAVNGVAAGAGATLALGCDIVIAARSANFVMAFSKLGLVPDSGGTWLLPRLTGRARAMGLALLGEKIGAEQAHAWGMIWQVVDDAELTDTARQLAVHLAAQPTFGLGLIKQAINAAETNTLDAQLDLERDYQRLAGRSADYREGVSAFLNKRAPQFTGK, from the coding sequence ATGGATTTCATTCTGAGTCACCTTGAGCAGGGCGTAATGACGATCACCCTGAATCGCCCGGAGCGTCTCAACAGCTTTAACGAGGAGATGCATCTGCAGCTCGCCGAGTGCCTGAAACAGGCCGAGCGCGACGACAGCGTGCGGTGCCTGCTGGTCACCGGGGCCGGTCGCGGGTTTTGCGCCGGGCAGGATCTCAACGACCGCAACGTCGACCCGAACAGCCCCGCGCCGGATCTGGGGATGTCGGTGGAAAAATTCTACAACCCGCTGGTTAAGCGCCTGGCAAAACTGCCGAAGCCGGTGATCTGCGCCGTCAACGGCGTGGCCGCCGGAGCCGGGGCCACCCTGGCGCTGGGGTGCGACATCGTTATTGCCGCCCGCTCGGCGAACTTCGTGATGGCCTTCAGCAAGCTGGGTCTGGTGCCGGATTCCGGCGGGACCTGGCTGCTGCCGCGCCTGACCGGCCGCGCCCGGGCAATGGGCCTGGCCCTGCTGGGGGAGAAGATCGGCGCCGAGCAGGCCCACGCCTGGGGGATGATCTGGCAGGTGGTGGATGATGCCGAACTGACCGACACCGCCCGCCAGCTGGCCGTGCATCTGGCCGCGCAGCCGACCTTTGGCCTGGGCTTAATCAAGCAGGCGATCAACGCCGCCGAAACCAATACCCTCGATGCGCAGCTGGATCTGGAGCGCGACTATCAGCGCCTGGCCGGACGCAGCGCCGACTACCGCGAAGGCGTCAGCGCCTTCCTCAACAAACGCGCGCCGCAGTTTACGGGGAAATAA
- the paaF gene encoding 2,3-dehydroadipyl-CoA hydratase PaaF: MSDLIVTRQGRVLLLTLNRPAARNALNNALLGELATTLEAAATDSEISVCVIGGNERFFAAGADLNEMAEKDLAATLNDIRPQLWARINAFSKPLIAAVNGYALGAGCELALLCDVVIAGENARFGLPEITLGIMPGAGGTQRLIRSVGKSLASKMVLTGESITARQAVAAGLVSDVYPEALTLEYALQQAALMARHSPLALQAAKQALRQSQEVTLQAGLAQERQLFTLLAATEDRREGIDAFLQKRTPEFKGR, translated from the coding sequence ATGAGCGATCTGATTGTCACCCGTCAGGGTCGGGTGCTGCTGCTGACCCTCAACCGCCCGGCGGCCCGTAACGCCCTGAACAATGCGCTGCTCGGCGAGCTGGCCACCACGCTGGAAGCCGCGGCAACCGATAGCGAGATCTCGGTGTGCGTGATCGGCGGCAACGAACGTTTCTTTGCTGCCGGGGCCGATCTCAACGAGATGGCCGAAAAAGATCTCGCAGCCACCCTCAACGACATTCGCCCCCAACTGTGGGCGCGGATCAACGCGTTCAGCAAACCGCTGATTGCCGCCGTCAACGGCTACGCGCTGGGCGCGGGCTGCGAACTGGCGCTGCTGTGTGATGTGGTGATTGCCGGGGAGAACGCCCGTTTCGGCCTGCCGGAAATCACGTTAGGCATTATGCCGGGCGCGGGCGGCACCCAACGCCTGATCCGCAGCGTCGGCAAATCCCTTGCCAGCAAAATGGTGCTGACCGGGGAGAGCATCACCGCCCGTCAGGCGGTGGCCGCAGGCCTGGTGAGCGACGTTTACCCCGAAGCCCTGACGCTGGAATATGCCCTCCAGCAGGCGGCGCTGATGGCGCGCCACTCGCCGCTGGCATTGCAGGCGGCGAAGCAGGCGTTACGCCAGTCTCAGGAAGTGACTTTGCAGGCCGGGCTGGCCCAGGAGCGTCAGCTCTTTACCCTGCTGGCGGCCACCGAGGATCGCCGGGAAGGGATCGATGCCTTCCTGCAAAAACGTACCCCCGAATTCAAAGGACGCTAA
- the paaB gene encoding 1,2-phenylacetyl-CoA epoxidase subunit PaaB, protein MSKTYWPLYEVFVRSKQGLSHRHVGSLHAADDRMALENARDAYTRRSEGCSIWVVKASEIVASQPEERGEFFDPAESKVYRHPTFYTIPDGIEHM, encoded by the coding sequence ATGAGCAAAACATACTGGCCGTTATACGAAGTTTTTGTCCGCAGCAAACAGGGACTGTCCCACCGCCACGTGGGCAGCCTGCATGCCGCTGACGATCGCATGGCGCTGGAAAACGCCCGCGACGCTTACACCCGTCGCAGCGAAGGCTGCTCCATCTGGGTGGTGAAGGCGAGCGAAATCGTCGCCTCACAGCCGGAAGAGCGCGGTGAGTTTTTCGATCCGGCGGAGAGCAAGGTCTACCGTCACCCCACTTTCTACACCATCCCTGATGGCATCGAGCACATGTGA
- the paaZ gene encoding phenylacetic acid degradation bifunctional protein PaaZ — protein MQQLASFLSGTWQSGRGRERTIQHAISGETLWQVTSEGLDMAAARRYAIEKGGEALHAMTFIERAAMLKAVAKHLLSQKEVFYALSAQTGATRADSWVDIEGGIGTLFTFASLGSRELPDDTLWPEDELIPLSKEGGFAARHVLTSKSGVAVHINAFNFPCWGMLEKLAPTWLAGMPAIIKPATATAQVTQAMVKAIVDSGLVPDGAISLICGGAGDLLDQLDSQDVVTFTGSAVTGQMLRVHPNIVARSIPFTMEADSLNCCVLGDDVTPEQPEFALFIREVVREMTAKAGQKCTAIRRIIVPQAQVEAVSQALIARLEKVPYGDPAQEGIKMGSLVNADQRADVQEKVDALVSAGCQVRLGGKADLNAAGAFFPPTLLFCPQPDETPAVHATEAFGPVATLMPYQTREHAMALARAGEGSLAGTLVTADLRLARQFIAGAARAHGRIQILNEESAKESTGHGSPLPQLVHGGPGRAGGGEELGGLRAVKHYLQRTAIQGSPSMLAAISQQWVRGAQVQEDRVHPFRKYFEELQPGDSLLTPRRTLTETDIVNFACLSGDHFYAHMDKIGAAESIFGERVVHGYFLISAAAGLFVDAGVGPVIANYGMENLRFIEPVKPGDTIQVRLTCKRKTLKKQRTAEEKPTGVVEWSVEIFNQHQQPVALYSILTLVSRQHGDFDA, from the coding sequence ATGCAGCAGTTAGCCAGCTTCTTGTCCGGCACCTGGCAGTCTGGCCGGGGCCGTGAGCGCACAATTCAGCACGCCATCAGCGGCGAAACCCTCTGGCAGGTCACCAGCGAAGGGCTGGATATGGCCGCCGCGCGTCGTTACGCCATTGAGAAAGGCGGTGAAGCCCTTCACGCCATGACCTTCATCGAGCGCGCCGCGATGCTGAAAGCGGTGGCAAAACATCTGTTGAGCCAGAAAGAGGTGTTCTATGCCCTCTCCGCGCAGACCGGCGCGACCCGCGCCGACAGCTGGGTGGATATCGAGGGTGGGATTGGCACCCTCTTCACCTTCGCCAGTCTCGGCAGCCGCGAACTGCCGGACGACACCCTGTGGCCGGAAGATGAGCTGATCCCCCTGTCGAAAGAGGGCGGTTTTGCCGCGCGTCACGTTCTGACCTCGAAGTCCGGCGTGGCGGTCCATATCAACGCCTTTAACTTCCCCTGCTGGGGGATGCTGGAAAAACTGGCCCCAACCTGGCTTGCCGGAATGCCGGCAATCATCAAACCGGCCACCGCCACCGCCCAGGTGACCCAGGCGATGGTGAAAGCGATTGTCGACAGCGGCCTGGTGCCGGACGGTGCCATCAGCCTGATTTGCGGCGGTGCGGGAGATCTGCTCGACCAGCTCGACAGCCAGGACGTGGTGACTTTTACCGGTTCCGCCGTCACCGGCCAGATGCTGCGCGTCCATCCGAACATCGTCGCCCGCTCGATTCCGTTCACCATGGAAGCCGACTCCCTGAACTGCTGCGTGCTGGGGGATGACGTCACCCCGGAGCAGCCGGAGTTTGCCCTGTTCATCCGCGAGGTGGTGCGGGAGATGACCGCCAAAGCCGGACAGAAATGCACCGCCATCCGTCGCATCATTGTGCCGCAGGCGCAGGTAGAGGCCGTGAGCCAGGCGCTGATCGCCCGGCTGGAAAAAGTGCCCTATGGCGACCCGGCTCAGGAAGGGATCAAGATGGGGTCGCTGGTCAATGCCGATCAGCGTGCCGACGTGCAGGAGAAGGTGGATGCCTTAGTCTCGGCGGGCTGTCAGGTCCGTCTGGGCGGCAAAGCCGATCTGAACGCCGCCGGGGCCTTCTTCCCGCCGACGCTGCTCTTCTGCCCGCAGCCGGACGAAACCCCGGCCGTACACGCCACCGAAGCCTTTGGCCCGGTCGCCACCCTGATGCCGTATCAGACCCGCGAACACGCGATGGCCCTGGCCCGCGCCGGGGAAGGTAGCCTCGCCGGAACCCTGGTCACCGCCGATCTGCGCCTGGCGCGACAGTTTATCGCCGGGGCCGCGCGGGCCCACGGGCGTATCCAGATCCTTAACGAAGAGTCGGCCAAAGAGTCCACCGGCCACGGCTCCCCGCTGCCGCAGCTGGTGCACGGCGGGCCGGGTCGCGCCGGGGGCGGTGAAGAGCTGGGCGGCCTGCGGGCGGTGAAACACTATCTGCAACGCACCGCAATTCAGGGCAGCCCGAGCATGCTGGCCGCCATCAGCCAGCAGTGGGTGCGCGGTGCGCAGGTGCAGGAGGATCGCGTCCATCCGTTCCGTAAATATTTCGAGGAGCTGCAGCCGGGCGACAGCCTGCTGACCCCGCGCCGCACCCTGACCGAGACCGACATCGTTAACTTTGCCTGCCTGAGTGGAGATCATTTCTACGCCCACATGGACAAGATTGGTGCAGCGGAGTCGATTTTTGGCGAGCGCGTGGTGCACGGTTACTTCCTGATCTCCGCTGCCGCCGGGCTGTTCGTTGACGCGGGCGTCGGGCCGGTGATCGCCAACTACGGCATGGAGAACCTGCGCTTTATCGAGCCGGTGAAACCGGGCGATACCATTCAGGTGCGTCTGACCTGTAAGCGCAAGACTCTGAAGAAGCAGCGCACGGCGGAAGAGAAGCCGACCGGCGTGGTGGAATGGTCGGTGGAGATCTTCAACCAGCATCAGCAACCGGTAGCCCTCTACTCGATCCTGACCCTCGTCTCCCGTCAGCACGGAGATTTTGACGCCTGA
- the tynA gene encoding primary-amine oxidase: MGSSSIFSPRKTVLALAVACLFSGQVQAHGGEAHMVEMDKTLTEFGADVAWDDYAQIYTITKDGAFIKVKPGAKTAIVNGKSLTLQVPVVMKDNKAWISDTFVNDVFQFGLDQTFQVEKTPHPLNALSADEIKQAVEIVKASPDFKPNTRFTQIALAEPDKAKVWDFVLNGTAVDAPRQASITMLDGKFVIEALVDLKDKKIMHWEPIKDAHGMVLLDDFMAVQKIVIGSQEYIDALKKRGINDPSKVMTTPLTVGYFDGKDGLKQEDRLLKVVSYLDTGDGNYWAHPIENLVAVVDLVGKKIIKIEEGAIVPVPMEPRPYDGRDREPVAHKPLEIVEPEGKNYTITGNMIHWQNWDFHLSLDSRVGPIISTVTFNDNGKKRQVMYEGSLGGMIVPYGDPDVGWYFKAYLDSGDYGMGTLTSPLVRGKDVPSNAVLLNQTIPDYTGAPMEIPRAIAIFERYAGPEYKHQEMNQPNVSTERRELVVRWISTVGNYDYIFDWIFHENGTIGIDAGATGIEAVKGVTAKTMHDPSAKEDTKYGTLIDHNIVGTTHQHIYNFRLDMDVDGTSNSLVAMDPEVKPNTAGGPRTSSLQINQYNIDTEQQAAQKFDPGTIRLLSNTSKENRMGNPVSYQIIPYAGGTHPVATGAKFAPDEWIYHRLSFMDKQLWVTRYHPNEMYPEGKFPNRSTQDTGLGQFSKDNESLDNQDNVVWMTTGTTHVARAEEWPIMPTEWVHTLLKPWNFFDETPSLGKKKEAQ; encoded by the coding sequence ATGGGAAGCTCCTCAATATTTTCTCCACGTAAAACGGTGCTGGCGTTGGCCGTTGCTTGTCTCTTTTCCGGTCAGGTGCAGGCTCACGGTGGTGAAGCGCATATGGTCGAGATGGATAAAACCCTGACCGAGTTTGGTGCGGATGTGGCTTGGGACGACTACGCCCAGATCTACACCATCACCAAAGACGGGGCCTTCATCAAAGTGAAGCCGGGTGCCAAAACCGCCATCGTCAACGGCAAATCCCTGACCCTGCAGGTGCCGGTGGTGATGAAAGACAACAAGGCCTGGATCTCCGATACCTTTGTTAACGATGTGTTCCAGTTCGGCCTCGACCAGACCTTCCAGGTAGAGAAGACCCCACACCCGCTGAACGCCCTGTCCGCAGATGAAATTAAACAGGCCGTCGAGATTGTGAAAGCCTCGCCGGACTTCAAACCGAACACCCGCTTTACCCAGATCGCGCTGGCCGAGCCGGATAAAGCCAAAGTGTGGGACTTTGTGCTCAACGGCACGGCGGTGGATGCGCCGCGTCAGGCCAGTATCACCATGCTGGACGGCAAATTCGTGATCGAAGCGCTGGTGGATCTGAAGGATAAGAAAATCATGCACTGGGAGCCGATCAAGGACGCCCACGGCATGGTGCTGCTGGATGATTTTATGGCGGTGCAGAAGATCGTCATCGGCAGCCAGGAGTATATTGACGCGCTGAAAAAGCGCGGCATCAACGACCCGAGCAAGGTGATGACCACCCCGCTGACCGTCGGCTACTTTGACGGCAAAGATGGCCTGAAACAGGAAGATCGCCTGCTGAAAGTGGTGAGCTATCTGGATACCGGCGACGGTAACTACTGGGCGCATCCGATTGAAAACCTGGTCGCAGTGGTGGATCTGGTCGGGAAGAAAATCATCAAAATCGAAGAAGGGGCCATCGTTCCGGTGCCAATGGAGCCCCGTCCGTATGACGGCCGCGACCGCGAGCCGGTCGCCCATAAGCCGCTGGAGATCGTTGAGCCTGAGGGCAAGAACTACACCATCACCGGCAATATGATCCACTGGCAGAACTGGGACTTCCACCTGAGCCTCGACTCCCGCGTCGGGCCGATCATCTCCACCGTCACCTTTAACGACAACGGCAAAAAACGCCAGGTGATGTACGAGGGATCGCTCGGCGGAATGATCGTCCCTTACGGCGACCCGGACGTGGGCTGGTACTTCAAGGCCTATCTGGACTCGGGCGATTACGGTATGGGCACCCTGACCTCCCCGCTGGTGCGCGGCAAAGATGTGCCGTCCAACGCCGTGCTGCTGAATCAGACCATCCCGGATTACACCGGTGCGCCGATGGAGATCCCGCGGGCGATAGCGATTTTCGAACGCTACGCCGGGCCGGAGTATAAGCACCAGGAGATGAATCAGCCGAACGTCAGCACCGAACGTCGCGAGCTGGTGGTGCGCTGGATCAGTACCGTCGGGAACTACGATTATATCTTTGACTGGATCTTCCACGAAAACGGTACCATCGGCATCGATGCCGGGGCGACCGGTATCGAAGCGGTGAAAGGGGTGACGGCGAAAACCATGCACGATCCGAGTGCGAAAGAGGATACGAAGTACGGGACCCTGATCGACCACAACATCGTCGGCACCACCCACCAGCACATCTATAACTTCCGTCTGGATATGGACGTGGATGGCACCAGTAACAGTCTGGTGGCGATGGATCCGGAGGTCAAACCGAACACCGCCGGGGGCCCGCGCACCAGTAGCCTGCAGATCAACCAGTACAATATTGATACCGAGCAGCAGGCGGCGCAGAAATTTGACCCGGGTACTATTCGTCTGCTGAGCAACACCAGCAAAGAGAACCGCATGGGCAACCCGGTCTCCTATCAGATCATCCCGTACGCGGGCGGTACGCACCCGGTGGCGACCGGCGCGAAATTCGCCCCGGACGAGTGGATCTACCACCGCCTGAGCTTTATGGACAAGCAGCTGTGGGTGACCCGCTACCATCCGAACGAGATGTACCCGGAAGGGAAATTCCCGAACCGCTCTACCCAGGACACTGGTCTGGGCCAGTTCAGCAAGGATAACGAGTCGCTGGATAATCAGGATAACGTGGTGTGGATGACCACCGGCACCACCCACGTGGCGCGTGCGGAAGAGTGGCCCATCATGCCTACCGAATGGGTGCATACCCTGCTCAAGCCCTGGAACTTCTTCGACGAAACCCCGTCGTTAGGTAAGAAGAAAGAGGCGCAGTAA
- the paaC gene encoding 1,2-phenylacetyl-CoA epoxidase subunit PaaC codes for MKTLTQYVLRLGDNGLVLSQRLGAWCGHAPELEIDLALANIGLDLLGQARNFLTYAAELEGVGDEDTLAFQRDERQFSNLLLVEQPNGNFADTIARQYFIDAWHVALFTRLTNSRDPQLAAIAAKSLKEARYHLRFSRGWLERLGNGTTVSTQKMQQAVNDLWRFTAELFEADEIDLTLAAEGIAVDPRSLREEWEAEVFAGLNAATLGVPEEAAYRSGGRKGLHTEHLGPMLAEMQYLQRVYPGQQW; via the coding sequence ATGAAAACGTTAACGCAATATGTTCTGCGCCTCGGTGATAACGGCCTGGTTCTCTCCCAGCGTCTGGGGGCCTGGTGCGGCCACGCTCCGGAGCTGGAGATCGACCTCGCGCTGGCCAATATCGGCCTCGACCTGCTGGGCCAGGCGCGCAACTTCTTAACCTACGCCGCCGAGCTGGAAGGGGTGGGCGACGAAGATACCCTGGCTTTCCAGCGCGACGAACGCCAGTTCAGCAACCTGCTGCTGGTGGAGCAGCCGAACGGCAACTTCGCCGACACCATCGCCCGGCAGTACTTTATCGACGCCTGGCACGTGGCGCTGTTTACCCGTCTGACGAACAGCCGCGATCCGCAGCTTGCCGCCATCGCCGCCAAATCCCTTAAAGAGGCCCGCTATCACCTGCGCTTCAGCCGCGGCTGGCTGGAGCGCCTCGGTAACGGCACCACCGTCTCCACGCAGAAGATGCAGCAGGCGGTTAACGACCTGTGGCGCTTCACCGCCGAACTGTTCGAGGCCGACGAGATCGACCTGACCCTGGCGGCGGAAGGTATCGCCGTCGATCCGCGCAGCCTGCGCGAGGAGTGGGAAGCGGAAGTCTTTGCCGGGCTGAACGCGGCGACGCTGGGCGTGCCAGAGGAAGCGGCCTACCGCAGCGGGGGCCGTAAAGGGCTGCATACCGAACATCTGGGTCCGATGCTGGCAGAGATGCAGTATCTGCAGCGCGTTTATCCCGGACAGCAGTGGTAA
- the paaD gene encoding 1,2-phenylacetyl-CoA epoxidase subunit PaaD, with product MQHVELAPAAVPQIWSLLSQIPDPEIPVLTITDLGMVRSVTPQGEGWAIGFTPTYSGCPATDHLMGAIRDTLTAHGYAPVQITIQLDPAWTTDWMTPDARERLRQYGISPPAGHSCHAHLPAEVTCPRCASTRTTMISEFGSTACKALYRCDSCREPFDYFKCI from the coding sequence ATGCAACACGTCGAACTCGCACCCGCCGCCGTCCCGCAGATCTGGTCCCTGTTGAGCCAGATCCCGGACCCGGAGATCCCGGTGCTGACCATTACCGATCTGGGCATGGTGCGCAGCGTAACTCCGCAGGGTGAAGGCTGGGCCATCGGCTTTACGCCGACCTATTCCGGCTGTCCGGCTACCGACCATCTGATGGGGGCGATCCGCGACACGCTGACCGCCCACGGCTATGCCCCGGTGCAGATCACCATCCAGCTCGACCCGGCGTGGACCACCGACTGGATGACCCCGGATGCCCGGGAGCGCCTGCGCCAGTACGGCATCAGCCCTCCGGCCGGACACAGCTGCCATGCGCATCTGCCCGCCGAGGTGACCTGTCCACGCTGCGCCAGCACCCGCACCACGATGATCAGTGAATTTGGTTCTACGGCCTGCAAAGCGCTATATCGCTGCGACAGCTGCCGGGAACCCTTCGACTATTTCAAATGTATCTGA
- the paaA gene encoding 1,2-phenylacetyl-CoA epoxidase subunit PaaA — protein MTEEQRFEQRIAQETAIEPQDWMPDAYRKTLIRQIGQHAHSEIVGMLPEGNWITRAPTLRRKAILLAKVQDEAGHGLYLYSAAETLGCAREDIYQKMLDGKMKYSSIFNYPTLSWADIGVIGWLVDGAAIVNQVALCRTSYGPYARAMVKICKEESFHQRQGFEACMALAQGSEAQRQMLQDAINRFWWPALMMFGPNDDNSPNSARSLAWKIKRFGNDELRQRFVDNTVPQVEMLGMTVPDADLHFDAESGHYRFGEIDWQEFDDVINGRGVCNHERLAAKNKAWEEGTWVREAALAHAEKQHARKVA, from the coding sequence GTGACCGAAGAACAACGCTTTGAACAGCGAATCGCGCAAGAGACGGCCATCGAGCCGCAGGACTGGATGCCTGACGCGTACCGCAAGACGCTGATCCGCCAGATTGGTCAGCATGCCCACTCCGAAATTGTCGGCATGCTGCCGGAAGGCAACTGGATCACCCGCGCCCCGACGCTGCGCCGCAAGGCCATTCTGCTGGCGAAAGTGCAGGATGAAGCCGGACACGGTCTCTATCTCTACAGCGCGGCCGAGACGCTGGGCTGCGCCCGGGAAGACATCTATCAGAAGATGCTCGACGGCAAGATGAAGTACTCCTCCATCTTTAACTACCCGACCCTGAGCTGGGCCGATATCGGCGTGATTGGCTGGCTGGTGGATGGCGCGGCCATCGTTAACCAGGTGGCGCTGTGCCGCACCTCCTACGGCCCCTATGCCCGGGCGATGGTGAAAATCTGTAAAGAAGAGAGCTTCCACCAGCGCCAGGGCTTTGAAGCCTGCATGGCGCTGGCCCAGGGGAGCGAGGCCCAGCGTCAGATGTTGCAGGACGCCATCAACCGTTTCTGGTGGCCGGCACTGATGATGTTTGGCCCGAACGACGACAACTCCCCGAACAGCGCCCGCAGCCTGGCCTGGAAGATCAAACGTTTTGGCAACGACGAGCTGCGTCAGCGCTTTGTCGACAACACCGTCCCGCAGGTGGAGATGCTGGGGATGACCGTCCCGGATGCGGATCTGCACTTCGATGCCGAAAGCGGTCACTACCGTTTTGGCGAGATCGACTGGCAGGAGTTTGACGACGTCATCAATGGCCGCGGGGTCTGCAATCACGAGCGCCTGGCCGCCAAGAATAAAGCCTGGGAAGAGGGGACGTGGGTGCGCGAAGCCGCCCTGGCGCACGCAGAAAAACAACACGCCCGCAAGGTTGCGTAA